The DNA window CGCGAGCTTTCCGGCGGCCAGCAGCAGCGCGTGGCGATCGCGCGGGCGCTGGTCGCGCAGCCGACGTTGATCCTGGCGGACGAGCCGACGGGCGCCCTCGATACGCGCTCCTCGGAAGAGATCATGGGGCTGTTCGCACGGCTCAACGCCGAGCTGGGCATCACCGTCCTCTTCGTCACGCATGAGCCGGACGTGGCGGCCTACACCAAGCGCACCGTGACGATCCGCGACGGCCACATCGTGCGCGACGGCCCCAGCCCGAAGCGATCGGCGGACGCCGAGGCCGAACACGAGCACCTGGGGCAGATCACCACCGGCGCCGGCGTGAACGGCGTCCAGCCGGCGGAGCAGCACGGCGAGCGGACGGCCGCACAGGCGGGAGACGGCTAACGATGGATCCGTTTGAAAGCATCCGCGTGGCCATCGAGGCGCTCTCGGCGAACAAGCTGCGCTCCAGCCTGACGATGCTGGGCATCGTGATCGGCGTGGGCGCCGTGATCGCGCTGATGTCGATCGGCAGCGGCGCCCAGGCGGCGATTACCAAAAACATCCGCAGCCTGGGCTCCAACCTGATCACGATCACGCCGGGCGCGCAGAACCAGGGCGGGGTCTCGCAGGGCAACGGCACCCAGCCCACGCTCACGCTCGACGACGCGAATGCGATCGCCGATCCGAACAATGCACCGGCCGTCTCCGCGGTCTCACCCGAGCTCAACATCGGCTTCCGCGCCCAGATCGTCTATCACGGTCAGAACGTGCAGACCCGGATCAACGGCGTCACGCCCGCCTACGAGGATGTGCGCAACTTCCCCGCGACGCTCGGCGCCTGGTTCACGCAGGACGACATGAACGCCCGCGCCGCCGTGGTGATGCTGGGCTGCAACGTGGCGCAGTCGCTGTTCGG is part of the Dehalococcoidia bacterium genome and encodes:
- a CDS encoding ABC transporter permease — translated: MDPFESIRVAIEALSANKLRSSLTMLGIVIGVGAVIALMSIGSGAQAAITKNIRSLGSNLITITPGAQNQGGVSQGNGTQPTLTLDDANAIADPNNAPAVSAVSPELNIGFRAQIVYHGQNVQTRINGVTPAYEDVRNFPATLGAWFTQDDMNARAAVVMLGCNVAQSLFGSEDPTGQDVSIRAGRPFQVHVAGVLQCKGGGPLANVDDQVLVPLTTLQRQIFRQFNARGAAFVSSIVVEAANAKSTTAAKNQITELLLARHRVADPDFVIQTQDDQISTQTGVTQVLTILLGAIAGISLVVGGIGIMNIMIVSVTER